The proteins below are encoded in one region of Apostichopus japonicus isolate 1M-3 chromosome 22, ASM3797524v1, whole genome shotgun sequence:
- the LOC139963633 gene encoding macrophage migration inhibitory factor homolog — protein MPLCVVHTNKASETISNSTIKKLCQLVADALGSNVSSVTVEMRSGKLMCRAGDPSKSWGFFELHGTNNFLDPKDTLAVGNKMFEFGVNELDIPRNCLFVLMHEHDAKHVGIRGNQFLVDLPHYSNYVKPDYYKDLRK, from the exons ATGCCGCTCTGCGTTGTGCACACCAACAAAGCTTCCGAGACGATCTCAAATTCAACGATCAAAAAGTTATGTCAGTTGGTCGCAGATGCTTTGGGAAGTAACGTCAGT AGTGTAACCGTGGAGATGAGAAGTGGGAAGTTGATGTGTCGGGCGGGAGATCCAAGCAAATCGTGGGGGTTCTTCGAATTGCATGGCACCAACAACTTTCTTGATCCAAAGGACACCCTAGCTGTCGGtaacaaaatgtttgaattcGGTGTGAACGAGTTGGACATACCTAGAAATTG CCTCTTCGTCTTGATGCATGAACATGACGCAAAGCATGTCGGGATACGTGGCAACCAGTTTCTCGTTGACCTGCCACACTATTCAAACTATGTGAAACCAGATTATTACAAAGACTTACGAAAATAG
- the LOC139963640 gene encoding uncharacterized protein, whose product MRCVVHTSAGSDVFNENFHKKFVSNIQEWFNVDHEVTVWIRTDLRLFRDCSSSPCGYLEVFGFEKLEDEAYTRKLHKQISQFISKETSVPEERFFVIFRKVWGTNYSLPNGSLLSE is encoded by the exons ATGAGGTGCGTTGTCCATACCAGCGCCGGTTCAGACGTCTTTAACGAGAACTTTCACAAGAAATTCGTGAGCAATATTCAGGAATGGTTTAATGTTGATCATGAG gTTACTGTGTGGATACGAACTGATCTCCGCTTGTTCCGGGACTGTTCTTCTTCGCCGTGTGGTTATTTAGAAGTATTTGGATTCGAAAAGTTAGAAGACGAAGCGTATACAAGGAAGTTACATAAACAAATCAGTCAGTTTATTTCTAAAGAAACGTCAGTGCCAGAGGAAAG ATTTTTCGTGATTTTTCGGAAAGTTTGGGGTACCAACTACTCCTTACCGAATGGCAGTCTACTCAGCGAGTAA